In a genomic window of Styela clava chromosome 7, kaStyClav1.hap1.2, whole genome shotgun sequence:
- the LOC120328890 gene encoding betaine--homocysteine S-methyltransferase 1-like has protein sequence MSEKKGILERLAEGPVIGDGSMIFTLERRGYAKAGPWTPEATVEYPDAVLQLHREFVRAGADVVQTCTFYASDGRLTYAQDKNEITHTSVELNDAACKLARKAADENGCLVCGGISPVPAFAQKKGESIVRREFSKQIEVYRKHDVDFVMCEFFNDIREVEICASEMKKLKKPFALSMRLGVMGDVNGVSVEECAIRMAKTGADIIGNNCIYDVNTSLKVIKRVKEALEKEDLHPYLLCQPLGMHCPETETSQMGYLSLPEFPFALDPRVMTRIEVHEFARKAWKLGVRYIGGCCGFEPHLIAAISQELAPERGGKQPPIRDMMQAFGGVFFKKSAVSNIASGKQSSREYWCGLKAGTGRPYNPALSQILDNKFQFDKDN, from the exons ATGAGTGAAAAGAAGGGAATACTGGAACGCCTCGCCGAAGGTCCAGTAATCGGCGATGGTAGTATGATTTTCACTTTGGAAAGGCGAGGCTATGCAAAAGCGGGACCATGGACGCCAGAAGCTACTGTGGAATATCCCGATGCAGTTCTTCAGCTTCATCGTGAATTCGTAAGAGCAGGAGCAGATGTTGTACAAACATGTACTTTCTATGCCAGTGATGGAAGACTCACGTATGCTCAAGATAAAAATGAGATCACGCACACT AGTGTTGAACTGAATGATGCGGCTTGCAAACTAGCGAGGAAAGCCGCAGATGAGAATGGCTGTCTTGTATGTGGTGGAATATCTCCAGTGCCTGCCTTTGCTCAGAAGAAAGGTGAATCAATTGTCCGCAGAGAATTTAGCAAGCAGATAGAAGTCTACAGAAAACACGATGTAGATTTTGTTATGTGTGAA ttTTTTAACGACATCCGTGAAGTTGAAATATGTGCCAgtgaaatgaagaaattgaagaaaCCGTTCGCGTTATCAATGAGATTAGGCGTGATGGGTGATGTTAACGGAGTATCAGTTGAAGAATGTGCGATAAGAATGGCAAAAACAGGAGCAGATATAATAG GAAACAATTGCATTTATGATGTTAATACCAGTCTGAAAGTAATAAAACGAGTGAAAGAAGCATTAGAGAAAGAAGACTTACATCCATATTTGTTGTGTCAGCCATTGGGAATGCATTGTCCAGAAACGGAAACAAGTCAAATGGGATACCTATCTCTACCCGAGTTTCCATTCG CTTTAGATCCTCGTGTTATGACTAGAATAGAGGTTCATGAGTTTGCCAGGAAAGCGTGGAAACTCGGAGTTAGATATATTGGTGGTTGCTGTGGATTCGAACCTCATCTTATAGCAGCAATATCACAAGAG TTGGCTCCAGAACGAGGAGGAAAACAACCACCCATCAGAGATATGATGCAAGCGTTTGGTGGGGTATTTTTTAAGAAGAGTGCAGTTTCAAATATTGCTTCTGGAAAACA GTCGTCAAGGGAATATTGGTGTGGACTGAAAGCTGGTACTGGCAGACCTTACAACCCAGCCCTTTCACAAATATTGGATAATAAATTTCAGTTTGATAAGGATAATTGA